The Populus trichocarpa isolate Nisqually-1 chromosome 2, P.trichocarpa_v4.1, whole genome shotgun sequence genome has a window encoding:
- the LOC7472622 gene encoding amino acid permease 6 produces the protein MDREMQNSSLYISRGRPEGSESGGIISKNLDDDGRPKRTGTWITASAHIITAVIGSGVLSLAWAIAQLGWVVGPLVLVVFSFITFFTSTLLADSYRSPDPITGNRNYTYMDAVRANLGGRKVQLCGLAQYVNLIGITVGYTITASISMVAVRRSNCFHKHGHAVKCQTSNNPYMIIFACIQIMLSQIPNFHKLSWLSILAAVMSFAYASIGLGLSLAKVIGGAHARTSLTGVTVGVDVSAQQKVWRTFQALGDIAFAYAYSTVLIEIQDTLKSSPPENKAMKRASFVGILTTTTFYILCGCLGYAAFGNDAPGNFLTGFGFYEPFVLIDIANVCIAIHLIGAYQVFCQPIFSFVESRCHRRWPDSKFITSEHAINIPFYGVYYLNLFRLVWRTLYVIVTAVLAMILPFFNDFLALLGAISFWPLTVYFPVEMYMARTKMPKFSFRWTSLKMLSWACLAVSLVSAAGSVEGLIQALKTYKPFKAQQ, from the exons ATGGATAGAGAAATGCAAAATAGCAGCCTGTACATATCGCGTGGCCGGCCAGAAGGATCTGAAAGCGGTGGAATTATTAGCAAGAATCTTGACGATGATGGTCGACCAAAAAGAACTG gaaCATGGATAACTGCAAGTGCCCATATTATCACTGCTGTGATCGGATCTGGAGTACTATCTCTGGCATGGGCTATAGCACAGTTAGGATGGGTGGTTGGGCCGCTTGTTCTCGTGGTGTTCTCTTTCATCACTTTTTTCACGTCCACTCTTCTTGCCGATTCCTACAGGTCTCCCGACCCTATCACTGGCAATAGAAACTATACTTACATGGATGCTGTGAGAGCCAACTTAG GAGGCAGGAAAGTTCAGCTCTGTGGGTTGGCACAGTACGTGAATCTGATAGGAATTACAGTTGGTTACACCATCACTGCATCTATTAGCATGGT GGCTGTTAGGAGGTCAAATTGTTTCCACAAACATGGGCATGCTGTGAAGTGCCAGACGTCAAATAATCCATACATGATAATCTTTGCGTGCATCCAAATCATGCTTAGCCAGATACCAAACTTCCACAAGCTCTCATGGCTGTCGATTCTTGCAGCAGTGATGTCTTTTGCTTATGCTTCCATTGGCCTTGGACTATCCTTAGCAAAAGTAATCG gcgGCGCGCATGCAAGGACAAGCTTAACAGGAGTAACAGTTGGGGTGGACGTGTCAGCACAACAGAAAGTCTGGAGGACCTTCCAAGCCCTTGGGGACATTGCCTTTGCGTATGCTTACTCTACTGTGCTCATCGAGATACAG GACACGCTGAAATCAAGTCCCCCAGAGAACAAAGCTATGAAGAGAGCAAGCTTTGTTGGCATCCTGACAACAACCACGTTCTACATTCTCTGTGGTTGTCTTGGTTATGCAGCTTTTGGAAATGATGCACCGGGCAATTTCCTTACTGGTTTTGGATTCTACGAGCCTTTCGTGCTAATTGACATCGCAAATGTATGCATAGCTATCCACCTTATTGGTGCCTACCAG GTATTCTGCCAGCCAATCTTCAGTTTTGTGGAGAGCAGATGCCACAGAAGATGGCCTGATAGCAAGTTCATAACAAGTGAGCACGCCATTAACATTCCATTTTATGGTGTGTATTACCTCAACTTATTCAGGCTAGTGTGGAGAACTTTATACGTTATAGTGACAGCAGTTCTAGCCATGATCCTTCCATTCTTCAACGACTTCTTGGCTCTTCTTGGGGCGATCTCTTTCTGGCCGTTGACAGTTTATTTTCCCGTAGAGATGTATATGGCGAGGACAAAAATGCCAAAATTCTCTTTCAGGTGGACCTCCCTGAAGATGTTGAGTTGGGCCTGCCTGGCAGTATCGCTTGTTTCTGCTGCCGGATCAGTTGAAGGCCTGATCCAAGCTCTCAAGACATATAAGCCCTTCAAAGCCCAGCAATGA